A single window of Huiozyma naganishii CBS 8797 chromosome 10, complete genome DNA harbors:
- the PET111 gene encoding Pet111p (similar to Saccharomyces cerevisiae PET111 (YMR257C); ancestral locus Anc_8.809), which produces MIRYRLVTHYVKRYHRTIVLRHYSLYSNRLQTTPPSIFVNRYSSEVAKTDERPTDTTRHEEVERWVRDSFIDTIRRHGSSPNEGNNSQPLVVYNKNRGGEMFGIPTVNDETFKIIWEEEFRDGDPGTAGIVIVRLKNRRTIFSTSQLLILFQGLKAKNNFYQMHGVYYAYRNYLKDEKFRENKSDYGQLIELIIQCEGALKNYWNCERFFSLYIKNGVFKPDTLLLGLKAFMINGNVQLAKEFFIQIVNNEDTFSFGTLELHQLLKFLLNRHDYGNIDFFFQMWNSKGRSLDFATLALVHRIYLKCSGGEITNNNLLNRFVSNERVQGTGYLQNLRSKLTVLYYNLFELNDTSTLEHYNIAVKTEGDVEIQQEFFDTLLHYYVRRMDKPRIDMILSILDRETSLALQQRHYSMVAKYYVAKRDMASLVSFYDKRIMDGEISLNRDVLYDICNCATRAYSQGVSTNFKTRVITLIHTDKRYMISNWWLRDIINYLDKNPRDTLLTEFKSKLVQKDMMGARDLFLERIRDELKPEFKIMFQMLKLCMNKDFEPLAKVIDSTMKRLYPGAIPLSVETLWLRYDILKLSDPSARQTAVRSFLRNFGPSLCYRDMINVSKLLIEVGVLQGAELLLLKCKAALGASNDPAQWSHYYMAYLKLATVKLNAPLFEQLLQECLANPAASDTNAGQLRAHIKYFAKRSPQGPEQSQKLRQLVHAKSVQSQQRRRDSKKQLAQVLTTMDRWLRSSITAHRNGTACK; this is translated from the coding sequence ATGATACGATATAGACTGGTAACACATTATGTTAAGCGATATCACAGGACCATTGTATTACGCCATTATTCATTATATTCTAACAGGCTTCAGACAACACCACCCAGCATCTTTGTAAATAGATACAGTTCTGAGGTGGCTAAAACTGATGAGCGACCGACAGATACGACGAGGCATGAAGAGGTTGAGAGATGGGTTCGAGATAGTTTTATTGATACGATACGAAGACACGGTAGCTCACCTAATGAGGGGAACAATTCACAGCCCTTGGTGGTTTACAATAAGAACCGTGGCGGGGAGATGTTCGGAATTCCTACTGTAAACGACGAGACATTCAAGATCATCTGGGAGGAAGAGTTTCGAGACGGCGATCCCGGTACGGCTGGGATTGTCATTGTCCGTTTGAAAAACCGCCGGACTATATTCAGCACATCTCAATTGTTGATCTTATTCCAAGGGCTGAAAGCCAAGAACAATTTTTATCAAATGCATGGCGTTTACTACGCGTACCGGAACTATCTTAAAGATGAGAAGTTTCGCGAAAATAAAAGTGATTATGGGCAACTGATCGAATTGATTATTCAATGTGAAGGTGCGTTGAAGAATTATTGGAATTGCGAAagatttttttccttgtaTATTAAAAATGGAGTCTTTAAGCCGGATACTTTACTGTTGGGATTGAAGGCGTTCATGATCAATGGAAATGTTCAGCTAGCCAAAGAGTTTTTCATCCAAATTGTAAATAATGAAGACACTTTCTCCTTTGGTACATTGGAACTTCACCAGTTGTTGAAATTTCTGTTGAATAGACACGACTACGGTAACattgatttcttcttccaaatgtGGAACAGCAAGGGCCGGTCCCTAGATTTTGCTACTTTGGCATTGGTGCATAGAATATACTTGAAATGTAGCGGCGGTGAAATAACAAATAATAATTTGCTAAACAGGTTCGTCTCTAATGAAAGAGTGCAGGGGACGGGCTACTTACAAAATCTTCGTTCTAAATTGACAGTACTGTACTATAACTTATTTGAACTGAATGACACTAGTACTTTGGAACACTATAATATAGCGGTTAAGACAGAAGGAGATGTGGAGATACAGCAAGAGTTTTTCGATACGCTACTGCATTATTATGTTAGGAGGATGGACAAGCCGCGTATAGACATGATATTATCCATTCTAGATCGTGAGACATCATTGGCGTTGCAGCAGAGGCATTATTCCATGGTGGCCAAGTATTACGTTGCAAAGCGGGACATGGCCTCCCTGGTATCCTTTTATGACAAGCGGATAATGGATGGGGAGATTTCTTTGAACCGAGATGTCCTGTACGATATCTGTAACTGCGCTACTAGGGCATATTCGCAGGGTGTCAGTACCAATTTCAAGACCCGTGTCATTACACTGATTCATACAGACAAGCGTTATATGATATCGAATTGGTGGTTACGGGATATAATCAACTATCTTGACAAGAATCCACGAGATACGTTACTGACTGAATTCAAGTCCAAACTGGTTCAAAAGGACATGATGGGCGCCAGGGATCTTTTCCTGGAGAGAATCAGGGATGAGTTGAAACCTGAGTTCAAGATTATGTTCCAAATGTTGAAACTGTGCATGAacaaagattttgaaccaCTTGCGAAAGTGATCGATTCAACAATGAAGAGACTGTACCCGGGTGCAATCCCCCTCTCTGTAGAGACGCTGTGGTTACGGTACgacattttgaaactttcgGACCCAAGTGCAAGACAGACAGCTGTCCGTTCCTTCCTCCGCAATTTCGGTCCCTCCCTGTGTTACCGTGACATGATCAACGTGTCTAAGTTACTCATCGAGGTGGGTGTCCTACAGGGCGCGGAGCTTCTTTTGCTGAAATGTAAAGCCGCATTGGGCGCGAGCAACGACCCGGCGCAGTGGTCCCACTACTACATGGCATATCTGAAACTAGCCACCGTGAAGCTAAATGCCCCGCTTTTTGAGCAGTTACTACAAGAGTGCCTTGCCAACCCTGCTGCATCAGACACCAACGCGGGCCAACTACGCGCCCACATCAAGTACTTTGCCAAGAGGTCCCCGCAGGGACCCGAACAGAGCCAGAAATTGCGGCAGCTCGTCCACGCAAAATCCGTCCAGTCACAGCAACGCAGACGGGACTCCAAGAAACAGCTCGCACAGGTGCTAACGACCATGGACCGCTGGCTGAGGTCCTCCATCACCGCGCATCGCAACGGTACCGCTTGTAAATAG